Proteins encoded together in one Montipora capricornis isolate CH-2021 unplaced genomic scaffold, ASM3666992v2 scaffold_475, whole genome shotgun sequence window:
- the LOC138036265 gene encoding uncharacterized protein: MRLQYTFHGSNKEPHPFHVKSHWNPPVQPSVALETFLEEVKFELANIKLNRPKDNLSQGERYALKELSRDKSIVLKKADKGTTTVIMNRTDKLNEGQVQLDDIHNYRPLEKPMVDSTAKKVHRLTRSLLQEGHIDEMTAKWLSLTPDPPRIPVFYTLTKIHKPTPVGRPIISGCDGPTERISAFVDHLLQPIAQKQTSYLKDTKDFLNFIEKTKLPKNTILVSLDVTSLYTNIPQEEGMTTACEAYEEFYQENPPIPSRYLREMLSLILQENSFQFNGKDYLQTHGTAMGTKMAVAFANIFMAKIETEILRQSNTKPIFWKRYIDDVISMWTTSTDKIEEFLLEANSFHPTIKFTAEISKTETTFLDTKVYKGDRFRKESILDVRTHFKPTETFQYTNFYSCHPPGVTKGFIKGEALRLLLKGWAPLELTNALPEGAFVL; the protein is encoded by the coding sequence ATGCGCCTTCAATACACATTTCACGGGTCCAACAAAGAACCTCACCCTTTCCACGTTAAGTCACACTGGAACCCACCAGTCCAACCCTCAGTTGCTCTAGAAACCTTTctagaagaagtcaaatttgAGCTTGCTAATATCAAACTGAACAGGCCTAAAGACAACCTGTCACAGGGAGAGCGATATGCTCTCAAAGAACTATCGCGTGACAAGAGCATTGTACTAAAGAAAGCCGACAAGGGTACCACAACCGTCATAATGAACAGAACAGATAAACTTAACGAGGGTCAAGTCCAACTTGATGATATACACAACTACCGACCCTTAGAAAAACCTATGGTTGACAGCACGGCCAAAAAAGTTCATCGATTGACTCGATCATTACTCCAAGAAGGCCACATAgacgaaatgacggctaaatggctCTCCCTTACGCCCGACCCTCCACGGATACCAGTGTTTTACACACTGACAAAGATTCACAAGCCGACACCCGTCGGTAGACCTATTATATCAGGGTGTGACGGCCCTACGGAAAGGATCTCAGCTTTTGTTGACCACCtccttcagccaatagcacaaaaacaaacctcgtatcttaaagatacaaAAGACTTTCTTAATTTCATCGAGAAGACTAAACTGCCTAAAAACACCATTCTAGTTTCATTGGACGTCACCAGCCTTTACACGAACATACCACAGGAAGAGGGCATGACCACCGCATGCGAAGCATACGAAGAATTTTATCAGGAGAACCCTCCAATTCCTAGCAGATATTTAAGAGAAATGCTCAGTCTGATTCTACAGGAAAACTCGTTCCAATTTAATGGAAAAGATTACCTCCAAACTCATGGGACAGCTATGGGAACGAAAATGGCCGTAGCATTTGCTAACATATTTATGGCCAAAATAGAAACAGAAATACTCAGACAAAGTAACACAAAACCCATCTTTTGGAAAAGATACATCGATGACGTCATATCTATGTGGACCACAAGTACAGACAAAATAGAAGAATTCCTTCTAGAGGCTAACAGTTTTCACCCAACgatcaaatttacggctgaaatctCTAAAACAGAAACTACGTTCTTGGACACGAAAGTGTACAAAGGTGACAGATTCAGGAAAGAATCTATTCTCGACGTGCGAACACACTTCAAACCCACAGAGACCTTTCAATACACGAATTTCTATTCGTGTCATCCACCAGGCGTCACGAAAGGCTTTATAAAAGGAGAAGCGTTAAGGCTTCTTCTTAAGGGCtgggcaccgctggaattgacTAATGCATTACCGGAAGGTGCTTTTGTACTATAA